In the genome of bacterium, the window GAGACAAGTCGTAACACTTGTCGCCGGGGCTGTAGTTGTTTTCCTACTAGCTGCTTGGGCACTTGGGCGACATTGCCTAGTGCTCGCGCCAGTTGTTTTACTTGTGCTTTTTGCCTACAGCTATGCCAAACGCTACACCTCATACGCGCATTTGGTTTTAGGCCTTGCCTTAGCGCTGGCCCCAGGCGGGGCTTGGTGGGTAATGCGTCCTGAAGTTAATGGCACGCCCTTACTGTTAATGTTTAGTGTATTATTTTGGGTTGCAGGCTTTGATATTATTTATTCTTGTCAGGACAAAGAATTTGATGCCTCACAGGGGCTACACTCACTTCCGGTCAAGCTTGGTGTTGAGCAAGCATTAAAACTAGCAGCGGTCTTACATTGTATTTGCCTGATGGCGCTTTTTCTAGTCGGGGCCTGGATGGAGTTTGGACGTCTTTATTTTGCCGGGGTTGCCTGTTTAGGATTGATTTTAATCTCCCAACATCTTTTAATTTCTTCAACCGACTTAAGCCGGGCCAATCGAGCATTTTTTACCTTTAATGGCTTTGTTAGTGTGGGGTATCTGTTACTGATTCTTGCCAGTCTGTATCTTTAATTTCTTAGGCTTGAACTTAGGCTTTCCCTTAACCTTAACCTTTCCCTTAACCTTATCCTTTGCCTTCCCCTTATTAAATTAGCTGTGGACTCTATTCAGGACGGGACAGATGAGGGTAAGGGTAGGTTCAAGGATAAGGGGAAGGATAAGGATAAGTTCAAGCCTAAGTTAATAGATTATATAGCGCTTCGATCACGTCGTCTTTAAGATCAAGACTGTCAGCATTAACATAGCGACTGATGTATTCACGCAGCGCTTTTTCCGTATTGCAGCTCGATCCGCGTTCGGTATTCCAACGCATGAGCTCCGGCAAAGCTTGGTCGAGATTATTTAAGCCATACTCCATCGAATTTCGCAGGATATCAGTTAATTCATCTTTGACGTATTCCGGCAGCTTTTTTCGTATCGCATTTACGCCCAACGGAATTGGAAGCTTTGTCGCTTGATGCCACCACGTCCCCAAATTTAAGACTTCATGCAGCCCATGCTCTTGATAGGAAAATTGCCCTTCATGAATCAGCAGTGCTGCATCAACCCGCTTACTTTCAAGTGCCTCGTAGACACCAGTAAATGGCACAATCGGCACAGTGATTGTTTGAAAACGATAAATCCCGTGAATGTGTAAAGCCTTATTTAAAATTAAAGCCGCGGTTGTGTGCTCGCCAGGTACAGCAATCTTAGCATCTTGAAGTTCAGTAATTTGTAAGGGTTTTAACGCAACTAAGGCGGGTCCGTAATTACGACCAACACTTGCCCCGACACGCATCATCTCGTAACGGTCCCGGATTCCACGCAAGAGTGCTGCAGAGACTGCAATAATATCCCCCTGACCACTAAGCGCACGCTGATTAAGTGTCTGAGTGTCCTCAATCCCCCACTGGAAACAATAATTTCCGGCTGAGACAAGCTCCTGTTTGAGTGCCCAAAACATCAGCATGTCGTCAGCGTCAGGGCTGTGGTAAATCGATATCAGTGGCTGAATTTCCATGTGCACAGCAGGCTAGGTCAGAGTTTTATGCGTGCCGTCACAAATTGCCCCCTTTTGGGATGCTTTGCAATTGCACAGTGCAATTTTTTTCTTTTCTTCAATCGTCACGACTTGTGGGGAAAAGCTTGAGCCCTTGTGCGAGCCGTCGCAAAAGGGTTGGTTTTTGCTCTGCCCACAGGCGCACCAATGATATGTTCCAGGTTCAAGTTCAAGCACCGCGGGGCGTTTATCAAAACAGACGGGTTTGGCGGTGGTGTGATTTGCCATTCTGGGCACTCCTCGGTAAATAGTTGATTTGAACACAGTATATCCATGGAGTCATATCTTAAACAAGTCAAACGCAGACGAACGCGCTTAGAGATTTTAACGCGTAATCCCGTCAATCCCTATATTCAGCTGATCTCTGAATATCCTGACCAAATTTTAGAATTTGAAGATTTCGACAAAGATTTATTACGCTTACGTGAGTTACTACAGGGCTATTCTCGAGTAGTAGTTGAACTTGGATCTGGTTCGGGTGGGCACTTAATTGAACGCGCAAAACGCGACCCAGCAGCGCTTTGTCTTGGCTTTGAAATTCGTTTTAAACGATCTGTGCGCACTGTCGAGAAGGCCTTGAAGGGCGGAATTCGTAACCTCTGCCTCTGTCGTGTAGATGCGCGTATTGTTGATGACTTGCTCGGGCCCAATTCGGTAGATGATCTCTATGTAAATTTCCCAGACCCTTGGCCACGACGCCGTTCTGAGAAAAACCGACTGCTACGCGGAGAATTTTGGAATAGTTTGCACACTATTTTAAAGCCCCAGGCTAAATTTTATTTTAAGACTGACAATGACCAGTATTTTTCTGCCGTTCTTTCGGAATTAAGTGCGCTTGAGAAATTCAAAATCCTTGGCCAAACTCTGGACCTGCACGCTAGCCCCTATAATACAACAAACGTAGTTACGGAATTTGAAAAGTTATTTCTGTCACAAGGCGAGAAGATTAAATTTTTAGAGGCAATTAAGGTTTGACGCTCAGGCCGAGGCCCCGCCGAAAACTCACTATTTTGTTCCGGCGGCATCACAATCAAGGACCGTTCCGCATTCTGTCCACTGGGCAGAATCCTTGCCCTTAGTGTTGACAGATTCAGTCAGAGCTTTTACAGCGATGAGCCCGGCTAGAACCATGAAAGCGACGAAAAACGATTCAAAAACCGCTGTCGTCGAGCCACGCTCGTTTGCAAAATACCTCTTAGAATCAGCGAAAATCATCTTCACTTGCAGAAAGGGTCCTCAGTGGTATTAACCCACAGCATAATATCATGGGTTTTACCTATGTAGTGTCGACATTTTCGACGAGAAACATTAGAGTTGGCGCGAGATTTGAGCTCAGGCATTTTAAACTGACAACATGTTGTAATTATGGAGATTTATGCCCAAGAATGAAGTTACTTATCCAGAGGGAGCGATCAAAGTATTAGATAAGGGTTTTGTGCGCCTAGTTGATGTGATGGGCGATGATTCGTCAATCGTGCAGGCAGCGCGGGTTTCTTATGCGAAAGGAACTAAGACCGTATCGGAAGATGAGGGGCTAATTCGCTATTTGATGCGCCATCACCATACAACGCCATTTGAAATGGTTGAGTTTAAATTTCATTGCCGCATGCCAATCTTTGTCGCGCGTCAGTGGATTCGCCATCGCACAGCAAACGTTAATGAAATGAGTGGACGCTACAGTGAAATGCCGGATTGGTTTTATGAGCCGACTGCAGAACTTTGCACCACGCAATCAATGCAAAATCGCCAAGGCGGCACAGGCGAGACGGTTGAAGGGGCTGACGATGTGGCGACAAGCTTTACTACGGCTCAGGATAAAATTTATGCCGATTATGAAATGTATCTACAAAAAAATCTGCGCCGCGAACTTGCCCGCGTCAATCTACCGGTGAGCTTATACACCGAGTGGTATTGGAAAATAGATTTACACAATTTGTTCCACTTTTTGCGTTTGCGGATTGACCCGCATGCGCAATACGAAATTCGAGTCTACGCCGAAGCGATGGCTAAGGTCGTTGCTGAACGAGTGCCAATGGCCTGGCAGGCCTTTGAAGACTATGTAATTAATGCCGCGCATTTTTCTCGACTTGAGATTTCTGTGTTGCAAGATATTTTAAAGGGAACGCGCTTAACGCGCGAAGAAATCGAGAGTCGCTTCCAGAATAAGCGCGAACGCGGGGAGTTTATTGCTCGGCTGGAGGCTTTTGGTTATAAACTCTAATTAAGTCCGATCTTGACTCAACCTCGGAGTTAATCAGAGTTTCCTTAGGCATTTTTATTTTAATTTAGGAGTTATGTGAGATGGCATCGCCAACCAAACAAACCGAAACAGTCCGTAAACGTAAGGCGCAAAAGCGTAAAGAAAAGCGTTACAAAAAAGAAAAGAAAAAAGCTCGTAAGCGTACAAAGAAAAGTAAGTAGAAAAACGCTTCCGTCCTCGTCGCGGAAGCGCGAACTTTTTGACCCGCAACTGCAAACGCCAAAAGTAGCGCAATTGCTACTTGGCGCTTTGCTTATTCATGATACTCCACAAGGCACGACTGCCGGCCGTATCGTTGAAACGGAAGCCTATCTTTTCAAAAACGACCCAGCCTGTCATGCCCACCGTGGCCAAAC includes:
- a CDS encoding UbiA family prenyltransferase, which produces MFKDYLKKYSELVVFPHTVFALPFALAAFFLSLRGDSAAAPIPLSVVKLVLIIVAVIAARTAAMAFNRLVDADYDAKNPRTAERQLPRGELSQRQVVTLVAGAVVVFLLAAWALGRHCLVLAPVVLLVLFAYSYAKRYTSYAHLVLGLALALAPGGAWWVMRPEVNGTPLLLMFSVLFWVAGFDIIYSCQDKEFDASQGLHSLPVKLGVEQALKLAAVLHCICLMALFLVGAWMEFGRLYFAGVACLGLILISQHLLISSTDLSRANRAFFTFNGFVSVGYLLLILASLYL
- a CDS encoding CDGSH iron-sulfur domain-containing protein is translated as MANHTTAKPVCFDKRPAVLELEPGTYHWCACGQSKNQPFCDGSHKGSSFSPQVVTIEEKKKIALCNCKASQKGAICDGTHKTLT
- the trmB gene encoding tRNA (guanosine(46)-N7)-methyltransferase TrmB, which encodes MESYLKQVKRRRTRLEILTRNPVNPYIQLISEYPDQILEFEDFDKDLLRLRELLQGYSRVVVELGSGSGGHLIERAKRDPAALCLGFEIRFKRSVRTVEKALKGGIRNLCLCRVDARIVDDLLGPNSVDDLYVNFPDPWPRRRSEKNRLLRGEFWNSLHTILKPQAKFYFKTDNDQYFSAVLSELSALEKFKILGQTLDLHASPYNTTNVVTEFEKLFLSQGEKIKFLEAIKV
- a CDS encoding FAD-dependent thymidylate synthase; translated protein: MPKNEVTYPEGAIKVLDKGFVRLVDVMGDDSSIVQAARVSYAKGTKTVSEDEGLIRYLMRHHHTTPFEMVEFKFHCRMPIFVARQWIRHRTANVNEMSGRYSEMPDWFYEPTAELCTTQSMQNRQGGTGETVEGADDVATSFTTAQDKIYADYEMYLQKNLRRELARVNLPVSLYTEWYWKIDLHNLFHFLRLRIDPHAQYEIRVYAEAMAKVVAERVPMAWQAFEDYVINAAHFSRLEISVLQDILKGTRLTREEIESRFQNKRERGEFIARLEAFGYKL